One genomic region from Bufo bufo chromosome 3, aBufBuf1.1, whole genome shotgun sequence encodes:
- the LOC120994139 gene encoding olfactory receptor 56A4-like produces MMFSEESKMSSPPSNGGSPPQVNSTDTHHANISTLEFIFICFPEIHTWDISGILLFFLLVALISNILLLVVIVIEPRLHHPMYYFLAMLAVMDICLSTVATPKILMMLWTGNTNVTASSCFTQMFFTIMFSAGESSIFLVMAYDRYVAICNPLHYPSIITKQFVAKVCMFIVVRNMAVALPMPLLAVNLDYCSSREILHCFCENMSVEKLSCSDNTSSSIYGLVIFIVVGGSDVLLIIISYSVILQTVVVARSFSAASKAFRTCGSHLIVICMFYITIATTMISNRAVKEIPRPVHVVLSLLHHLLSPALNPVVYGVLTKEIRHAIQRMLGKMKIHP; encoded by the exons ATGATGTTCTCTGAAGAAAGCAAAATGTCCAGTCCACCTAGTAATGGAG GCAGCCCACCACAGGTTAATAGCACGGACACACATCACGCCAACATCTCCACCCTGGAGTTCATCTTCATCTGCTTTCCAGAAATCCACACCTGGGATATTTCTGGTATTCTGCTGTTCTTCCTTCTGGTGGCCCTTATCTCCAATATCTTGTTGCTTGTAGTGATTGTCATAGAACCCAGGCTCCATCATCCCATGTACTACTTCTTGGCAATGCTCGCGGTGATGGATATTTGTCTCAGCACTGTCGCCACACCCAAGATTCTGATGATGCTGTGGACAGGCAATACGAATGTGACCGCCAGCTCCTGTTTCACCCAAATGTTCTTCACTATTATGTTTTCAGCTGGAGAATCTTCCATATTCCTAGTCATGGCTTATGACCGCTATGTGGCCATTTGTAATCCTCTCCACTACCCTTCCATCATCACGAAACAATTTGTGGCCAAAGTTTGCATGTTCATTGTGGTCAGAAACATGGCTGTGGCCTTGCCTATGCCTCTGCTGGCGGTAAATCTAGATTACTGCTCTAGCCGAGAGATTCTTCATTGTTTTTGTGAGAACATGTCTGTAGAGAAACTGTCCTGCAGTGACAATACTTCCAGCAGCATCTACGGCCTGGTGATCTTCATCGTGGTTGGCGGCAGCGACGTTCTGCTCATCATCATATCATATTCTGTCATCCTACAAACAGTGGTGGTGGCTCGTTCCTTCAGCGCTGCCTCCAAAGCTTTCCGTACATGCGGTTCTCACCTCATCGTCATCTGCATGTTTTACATTACAATTGCCACTACAATGATCTCAAATCGAGCAGTCAAGGAGATTCCCAGACCAGTGCATGTTGTTCTGTCTCTTCTCCATCATCTCCTGTCACCAGCTCTGAACCCAGTCGTGTACGGTGTCCTGACCAAGGAGATCCGACATGCTATACAAAGAATGCTGGGGAAGATGAAAATTCATCCATGA